The Candidatus Thermoplasmatota archaeon genome window below encodes:
- a CDS encoding MarR family transcriptional regulator: protein MPRKGQRGAFGAVRARVRKEVLRNPGVGVSEIARRLGFDQSTINYHAHILAAEGAVQIVKDGRTLRLFKPGRRSRRELAPLLVARHPALRKIVQAILRHPGINGETLAQRLKLAKSTVSYHVKKLRSQGVVTRRNGPDGQQLFVSPRFRRAFR, encoded by the coding sequence ATGCCACGCAAGGGACAACGCGGCGCGTTCGGCGCGGTTCGCGCGCGCGTCCGCAAGGAGGTTCTCCGGAACCCCGGCGTGGGCGTGAGCGAGATCGCGCGCCGGCTCGGCTTCGACCAGTCCACGATCAACTACCACGCGCACATCCTGGCGGCCGAGGGGGCCGTGCAGATCGTGAAGGACGGCCGCACGCTTCGCCTGTTCAAGCCGGGCCGCCGGTCGCGTCGCGAGCTTGCGCCGCTTCTCGTCGCCCGCCACCCGGCCCTGCGCAAGATCGTGCAGGCGATCCTTCGCCACCCCGGCATCAACGGAGAGACGTTGGCCCAGCGCCTCAAGCTTGCCAAGAGCACGGTCTCCTACCACGTGAAGAAGCTGCGGTCGCAGGGAGTGGTGACGCGGCGGAACGGCCCCGACGGCCAGCAGCTTTTCGTGAGCCCGCGGTTCAGGCGCGCCTTCCGCTAG
- the mtnA gene encoding S-methyl-5-thioribose-1-phosphate isomerase has translation MRVLLNGRPRELRALWWEREALRVLDQRLLPRRVELRDLRTVEEVASAIADMTVRGAPTIGAAAAFGMALGAADPERASSILRATRPTAVNLAHGVEHVHEAIRRGEDPLAAAQAYADGVVEACRRIGEAGLPLVKDGARILTHCNAGALATVDLGTATAPLRLAARQGRRFSVLCDETRPRLQGHLTAWELLNEGIDARVVADNAAGWFLSRSEVDLVIVGADRVAQNGDVANKIGTYEKAVLAREHGVPFYVALPASTYDPATPSGAGIAIEERDESEVLELAGVRVAPEGVRAHNPAFDVTPAKYVTGYLTERGLLMAKELPSLSAAKPRSPPPSGRRA, from the coding sequence ATGCGCGTGCTCCTCAACGGCCGCCCGCGCGAGCTTCGCGCGCTCTGGTGGGAGCGCGAAGCGTTGCGGGTCCTCGACCAGCGGCTCCTGCCGCGGCGGGTTGAGCTGCGGGACCTTCGCACCGTGGAGGAGGTCGCCTCGGCGATCGCGGACATGACCGTCCGGGGCGCGCCCACGATCGGCGCGGCGGCCGCCTTTGGAATGGCCCTTGGCGCAGCCGACCCCGAGCGGGCGTCCTCGATCCTCCGCGCCACGCGGCCGACGGCCGTCAACCTTGCCCACGGAGTCGAGCACGTCCACGAAGCGATCCGACGCGGCGAGGATCCACTGGCCGCCGCGCAGGCGTACGCCGACGGCGTCGTGGAGGCCTGCCGGCGCATCGGCGAGGCCGGGCTTCCGCTCGTGAAGGACGGAGCCCGCATCCTTACGCACTGCAACGCCGGCGCGCTTGCCACGGTGGACCTCGGCACGGCGACGGCGCCGCTTCGGCTGGCCGCGCGGCAGGGTCGCCGGTTCTCGGTCCTCTGCGACGAGACGCGGCCCCGGCTGCAGGGCCACCTCACGGCCTGGGAGCTTCTCAACGAGGGCATCGACGCGCGCGTCGTGGCCGACAACGCCGCCGGGTGGTTCCTCTCGCGCAGCGAGGTCGACCTCGTCATCGTCGGCGCCGACCGGGTGGCCCAGAACGGCGACGTGGCCAACAAGATCGGCACGTACGAGAAGGCCGTGCTCGCGCGCGAGCACGGGGTCCCGTTCTACGTGGCGCTGCCGGCGAGCACCTACGATCCGGCCACGCCGTCGGGCGCCGGCATCGCGATCGAGGAGCGCGACGAGTCGGAGGTGCTCGAGTTGGCAGGCGTCCGCGTGGCGCCCGAGGGGGTCCGGGCCCACAACCCGGCGTTCGACGTCACGCCCGCCAAGTACGTGACGGGCTACCTGACGGAGCGGGGACTGCTCATGGCAAAGGAGCTCCCGTCGCTTTCCGCGGCCAAACCGCGTTCCCCGCCGCCTAGCGGAAGGCGCGCCTGA
- a CDS encoding class II aldolase/adducin family protein: MGVELSPRKFRTFFVGNEPSRNPLVPKLAALAREFGEAGMANGLGSVSARYGKRIVINRAGSVFASMEEPDFVEVVDYDAQRNRLMCMGTQEPCFEAGLHWLLYDTHEEFHGVLHFDDPAILKAQKKTGMFPETREMRPPGSLEWTMEAIKIVRKAPFFLLKNHGCFAVGPTLDEARELAIEAHEAAMEEI, from the coding sequence ATGGGCGTCGAGCTTTCACCTCGCAAATTCCGCACGTTCTTCGTCGGCAACGAGCCCAGCCGGAACCCCCTTGTGCCCAAGCTTGCGGCTCTTGCCCGCGAGTTTGGCGAAGCGGGCATGGCAAACGGCCTTGGAAGCGTGAGCGCGCGCTACGGCAAGCGCATCGTCATCAACCGCGCCGGGTCGGTCTTCGCGAGCATGGAGGAGCCCGACTTCGTCGAGGTCGTCGACTACGACGCGCAGCGCAACCGTCTCATGTGCATGGGCACGCAGGAGCCGTGCTTCGAGGCGGGCCTGCACTGGCTGCTCTACGACACGCACGAGGAGTTCCACGGCGTTCTCCATTTCGACGACCCGGCCATCCTCAAGGCGCAGAAGAAGACGGGAATGTTCCCCGAGACGCGCGAGATGCGTCCGCCGGGCTCCCTCGAATGGACGATGGAGGCCATCAAGATCGTCCGGAAGGCGCCCTTCTTCCTTCTCAAGAACCACGGCTGCTTCGCCGTGGGGCCCACGCTCGACGAGGCCCGTGAACTCGCCATCGAAGCCCACGAGGCCGCGATGGAGGAGATCTAG